One window from the genome of Pedobacter schmidteae encodes:
- a CDS encoding Arc family DNA binding domain-containing protein — MAEKKSFALRIDSETMKAIEKWAADEFRSVNGQIEWMLNNSLKQQRG; from the coding sequence ATGGCTGAAAAAAAATCATTTGCACTACGGATCGACTCTGAAACTATGAAAGCTATCGAAAAATGGGCAGCTGATGAGTTCCGTAGTGTAAATGGCCAGATAGAATGGATGCTGAATAATAGCTTAAAACAGCAAAGAGGCTAA